In Sphaeramia orbicularis chromosome 9, fSphaOr1.1, whole genome shotgun sequence, the sequence TTTTCCCAGCTCGCTTCACCCCCAGTCCTCAACTATTCAACTGTTAAAGCTCCAGCCCACTGTGAAGAGACTTCTATACGTATGTTCAACCCTTCGCACTTTAGTCCTCACTGTTAGTCCATTGTGACCACAGTGACGCATTCAGTTCCAGCCGTGGCCTGTGAAAACTAGTTATGGCTGCAAAGAGAAAATATCAGTCaacagagcctctggttgatctCAAATGGAATAGCTGGAATAACTCAGGGGAAATGTGATATTGTAAATATACACCAAGTAAACACATTTCAGACGTGCCTTATGTGTGTATTCTCAAGTGGTTGGATTAGTTACCAGGTAGTAACTTTTGATCTGGCCTCTGCGTGGCATCTGAGAGGGACAAAGGAAGACAGAGACAAAATCTGAAAAATAAGCTGTCTAGAAGGAAAAAGATGATAAACATCTAAATTAGCAAAGGCTGTATTTCTATGGTTCCTTGACTACTCAACAGTCACCGTGGTGTAAAGTGGGCAGTGGACATGGTGAGCTACATTCACTTTGGTGCAGAACAGGATTGTGGTTCAGCATGCACGTGGTATTCGGTCTCCTTTATGGTGGAGTTATGGTCTGAATCAGCACTTCAGTGACATTTGAAACATCAGGGCTATTTCTGCTTATAGCCCTACACAGAAAATATGCATCCATACACACTTGTAGAAACGAAGACACCATATCTCTTTGCTGGAGGATCTGCATTACTTCAGATCACATAAAGACTGCTGATGAAATCCTATGATGAACCGTAAGATTGGAGGCTATTCTTCTGAACTTTGACTCTGTTGATAAACACCAGAGACAGATCTATCTGTAACATTCTCCCTGAAACTGGATAGACCCAGCACTGACAGAGCTACACACCAGCACCACACTGCTGAAGGTCAATATCCTCATATCTGTGTGTGTAGTGAACAGAAGATAAGAGCAACAGTGGAGGCAGGACAGAAGGTGTTACTGGTTAACCTGAGTAAATGCAATGATCCATCACAGTAGTGTTAAAATCCTGCCCTTCTACTTTTATATACTTTAAATAACATATCTTTCAGGTCTGAGATGTGCAAAACCTATGTAAGTCACATGGTGCATGATTTCAAAGCACTATGAAGTGTTATCAGTCTGGTGCATCCAGACTAAACTGAATCCTAGGAGGTGGATGGATCTATCTTTTCATGTCTTTGCACAATGTTCAATTTATGAGGAAACAGCAGTGAAGAAACGTTTACAAAGTCCTCATTACACCAGGCGATTCAGGATCACATGAGCCACATTTAGGACTTCTTTGATCCAATTTGAAGTAACCAAGCTTAACACTcactaaaaaaacataattttaacAACAACTACTTTGCAAATAAAGTTGAAGTAAAGCTGTGCCAAAGACAGAACCAGAATCCTGATAGTAGATTTTTGAAGATGTCAGTGTACATTTCTATGTTTTTGacagtttacaaaaaaaatgacaaatggcTTTGGAGTGAATTAATATTTAATGGTGACtcttttggtttatcattaaactgacagctctgtcttttttattccacACATGTGTCCCCATCTTACCTGAGCCCATGCCACCTATATTGAATTGTGTGCCAGACTATGTTGCACAATGTCAAACAGTTATGTAGCATTTAGACATTGATTTGGCACTAAAATGAAACCCTCCCATGATCGTCCAGAAGTATAAAATCAGATGAGACTCATTCCGAGCGCTGTTCGGGCCAAAGAGTTGGGGTTCACTGTTCGCAAGTGCTTAACGCTGCAACTGAAACTTGGAAGAAGAGATGCCGCCTGTAAAGAAGGTAAAGCCTCTTGGCATATTCTGTACTGTCATTTATGTCCTGCTGCAACTGTTTTACTGACCtgtaaaaaaaagttttcacTGCAGGTTTTGTGAGTGTAGTTTGTAATCTAGCCTGACTAAAGCTGTCACTGCTGGAAAGAATAAAAATGATTTATATTTGCACCTTTGTACCCCAGCTACAGCCTCTTTCCCATAAACATTCACATAAACTCCTAAATTTTCAATCTTTAGTATTTTTATATACAAACTATATAAAATGTCTCCCTCCACATTGTCTTTAGAAACAGTACATAAGTAGGTCTTGATGCATTTTGATGTTTCATATACATTACTTGGCAATTTAATCCTTCCTTCTTTATAATTCACCTCCATTTAATGTATTCCGGGCCTCTCTCAGGGTATCATCGAGCGTCTGAACGCTGGGGAGGTGGTGATCGGCGATGGAGGCTTTGTGTTTGCCCTGGAGAAGAGGGGATATGTTAAGGCCGGACCGTGGACTCCTGAGGCTACTGTCACACACCCTGAGGCCGGTAGggctgacagacacacaaaaacatcagTGTATCTAAGCCGCTAGTTCTATAAACATCTAAATGCATTGCAAGAGTGAGCCCTAACCCCATTTGGAGGCGTCTGTTACCAATGAATAGTATATTTCAGCTCACTGTACAGATTTAACACACTCCaaatgttgcataagtgtccaaatacacacatTACATATGAGCGTATGAGGTGACAAATAACAGTTAACATGTATGTCCATGTACTGTTTAATATAAGAAAGCACTATCAACACAGTGACATGTGTTTGACATGTGTCAAACCTCTGTTTCTATCAGTGAGGCAGCTGCACAGAGAATTTCTGAGAGCAGGATCGAATGTCATGCAGGCATTCACGTTTTACGCCAGTGATGATAAACTGGAAAACAGAGGCCAAACCCTGAAAATCACTGTGAGTACCCATCTGCAGCACTTCACAGCCAGCATCTTACAGATTCGACAGTGCTTGATATGCTTAATTGTGGGTTTATATATATGTAGTGTCATTATTATTTCCATGAGGGGACACAGCCTGTGACCTGGCGAGGAAAGTAGCCAATGAAGGAGATGCCATCTCCTGATGATCTGATTTCACTGTTATTTGTCATCTCTGCAGGGAGCCCAGATCAATGAGGCCGCCTGCGATTTGGCCCGTGAGGTAGCCAGTGAGGGTGATGCCCTGGTTGCAGGTGGAGTGTCTCAGACGCCATCCTACCTGAGCTGTAAGAGTGAGACCGATGTGAAGGCCATCTTCAAGAAACAGCTGGATGTGTTCATGAAGAAAAACGTGGATTTCCTGATCGCAGAGGTAGaatgaaattttaataaaaatctCAGCGATAATCTGGAATTTGACAAGATCAACACATGGAGGCTTGGGTTTGACTCTGCTGTTTGTGTCTTTGCAGTACTTTGAGCATGTTGAGGAGGCAGAGTGGGCTGTTCAGGTGCTGAAGACCAGTGGGAAGCCTGTGGCTGCTTCTCTGGCAATCGGACCAGAGGGAGACATGCACGGTGTCTCACCTGGGGAGTGTGCTGTCAGACTGGTGAAGGCTGGTATGAACTTCTTttgcccaaattgatctccattGTCATTTGTTTTAGTGTTGTTGTATTATCAGATATagcaattgtatttttttttcttctccaggTGCCCAGGTTGTGGGAGTCAACTGCCACTTTGACCCCATGACCTGTGTGGAGGCTGTCAAGATGATGAAGGCCGGAGTCGAAAAGGCCGGACTGAAGGCTCACTATATGGTGCAGCCGCTGGCCTTCCACACCCCCGACTGCAACTGCCAGGGATTTATCGACCTCCCAGAATTCCCTTTTGGTAATTGGaatatttgttaaataatgatatattgacttttatgctttttttctctttttttctaacatttgcctttgttttgttctgtttttagccTTGGAACCCAGGATCCTGACCCGCTGGGATATGCACAAGTATGCCAGAGAGGCTTACAAAGTTGGTATCCGCTTCATTGGTGGCTGCTGTGGGTTTGAGCCTTATCACATCAGGGCTGTGGCTGAGGAGTTGGCAACTGAGAAAGGGAAAATGCCCCCTGGTTCTGACAAACATGGCATGTGGGGCACTGCTCTGGAGATGCACACCAAGCCCTGGGTCAGAGCCAGGTAAAGTATACTCTATGCTAATATCATCAGCTCATATCAGtcgtattttacattttactatttCCATCTAAGTGTCTACAAACATTATACATTTTATTACATACTGTTATCTAACTTTGGTTACTTTCCAGTCTATAAATTTCAATCCCCAtcttattcagtgaaaatcatgcctCTCCAAATATTATAATTTCTTGAACGTTTATATCCCTCCGTGGACTGACAAAGTTGTCTTTCCTCTAAATCTAAATACACTCCTTAAAAGCCTTCCTGGACTAGCTGGAAAATGAATTACCAAAAAGCTGAGCTCATGAAGAGTTGACTTTTGACAGATAGGTGGTTATCACAGAAGGTCATACTAAAGAATATGATGTAGTGCATAAAGTAgatcaaatgagctcaaccttaaacatctacagctgtaaaatgtgacaaacatacgAAAACAGCAGCAATATGAAACCAAAACCATCATGTGTTGCTGTGGAGTGCTTTCAGAGTGTAATACTTGTATAAGGATCTGAATATTTCTTCTGCTCCTGCTAACTTCAGATACACAGTTACAAGGTTTAGAACTAGTGGAATTAATTGAATATTTTCCTGTCCCTCTTCTTCTCAGGTCTCGTCGTGAGTACTGGGAGCACCTTAAGCCTGCCTCAGGTCGTCCCCACTGTGCGTCTCTGTCCACACCTGAAGGCTGGGGTGTGACCAAGGGCCACACTGACCTGCTGCAGCACAAAGAGGCCACCACCACTCAGGAAATGCAGCACGTGTTGCAGATGCAGAAGAAGGGCAAGTCCACAGCATGAGCGAGACTGAAACTGAAAACCAGCGCACCTCTCCCTTCAGTTGAGAAAAGGGAGACGGAGAATGGACTCAGCTCTCTCCTAGTTCAGTTGTGAGATTAAAAGCACTTGTAACAGTGAACAGTAGTGGAGTATTCCCATGTAAATCCTAaccaataaacaaaaaattatgactatgtgttttcagtgagttttattctgctgtttttcGAAAGGATGAAGTGCTTGTTTATTGGTCTGTCTACTCCCAAATAAAATCCCACAAACGACCAAGAAAACAGATCGACACCCTAAAAAGACACCCCCCAATTAATCCGGACTAAACTAGTAATGCTCACAATACTCTCATTCAGTTAAAGAGGGGAGGGGAAGGAGTAAACACCACAGTTGTGTAACTGGGCTCTTGCCAATCAGAGTGGCTCTTACTTTGACCCCTCCCCTCCTTCAGAGAGATTTATAGTGGCCCTCTGTCACGGTCTAATGTCGCTTCAACCTCTCAAAGTCTGAGCAGTCAGGGGTCCACACAGCTGCAGGATTATGGCACCAGTGAAGAAGGTATGGCTCAACTTTTGCACAGAAGGATATGCAAGCGGGACACTCCTGTAGATGTCTGAGAAAACTGTGTTAGTTGTGATATCTTATTCTCAAATACTCTTGAGAGTCAGCAATATTCATTAAATAGCATTTGTAAGTATTTAAAAGATTAATTAACCTCAATTACAAGAAtggaatttttcatttttctgatcTTTACATCTGAGATTCTTGCCCTTAACCTCATGCAATATGTGTGAATATTTGCTTAGGCTGAGGGACTCACTACATAGTTATAATTATGATTTAtggttgtttttctgtgtttattcTGGGCAGAAGTCTAAAAAGTAGGCACTCTAATGCGTCTCCTGCACAGCTGGCATGTAAGGTCATATTTCCCAGACCCTTCAGACATCTAAGCTACCGTGCTGTTTTATGTAAAGTCTCATAAATCTACCTCATAGGAaagaaaacacaattaaaaatataGAACTGATGTAAAActtaacagaattttttttttatttaaagggcACTGACGTGTCAAGTGTTCTTTTGTCAGAGATTTTGCAAAGACTTTTAGTGCAATTATTTCCAACCAGAAACCTGCAGTTTATAGGGagtagtttaataataataaaaaaaaacatgctaatTTATATCCACATGCATTTTTAAACCTTTAGTAAATGTACAATAACCAGCAGACCGCCGACACACGTCCCTTGAAACCTTTTTAACACCACATGTTTGTCTTGGGAGCACGTGAAAAGTAGTGAATGAGCAGAGTGACCTATCTAAACATAATGTATATATGTTTCATATCAGGGTTTAGAATTTAACAGATCATAGCCTAAActcacataaataataaaatacaagtttAACATGAGGGTATTGATAATTTTCTGTTTGTATGAAGAATAGTAACAATAGACACTTTTACATAATCAATTCTGTTATAATCATTTAGTTTATAGTCCATGCAAGCAGAATTTAGATGATCATCACAAACAACACTTACTCTTATCTGGCTATTTTTAAGGGAAAATCAGATGAAATAGTTTGAGAACCAGGTGGAGCAAACTCAGGGGAATCTTGATAGAAGATGTTTTCCTGATTCAAATACTATGAATGAATTAACAGATGAGTAATCTGGAGAGATATTTCTGCTTTTCCTGGCAGTGTACTGAACTAAAGCACATTACAGAGATAACCATATGGTCAAGAGTGGGTGATGAAGTGAGACACAAATGCATGACAAAAAGATAAATCTAAAGAGGAGTTTGTGCATTATCATGACATTTGTATTAAATAGTTATTTATCTTCTTTGTATATTCACAGCCTTAGGTTGACTCATCAAATATATTCATAACCTGTGTCCAATTCTACCCTTACGATTTCACTATTGTTCTGCATACTTCAATCTCTATATGTGTCTCTTATCACAGGGAGTCTTGGAGCGTCTTGACGCTGGGGAGGTGGTAATCGGTGATGGAGGCTTCGTGTTTGCCTTGGAAAAGAGAGGCTACGTGAAGGCTGGTCCCTGGACCCCTGAGGCTGCTGCAGAGCACCCCGAGGCCGGTGAGAATAGCAGCAGATTAGAACAGCTTCTCCATTTCCATATGCAGACTTTTCTTTGTTCTAGAATTTCCACAGAATTTCATATGTGAAGATGCAATCTGTTTGCTCTATGATTCATAGTGCGTCAGCTGCACAGGGAGTTCCTCAGAGCTGGAGCTAATGTCATGCAGACCTTCACCTTCTACGCCAGTGATGACAAACTGGAGAACAGAGGCAACAAACTCTCCTTCACTGTAAGTTAAGCTggacttttttctccttttttttttttaaccttttttcttGTATCATGCTCTGACAGCATCCAAGTCCTGCTGAACTGTCTTCAAGATGTGAAAGAATGATTGGaatcaaaaatttttttaaacGTAATGAATCCAAAACTGAGATTGTTGTTTTTGGAAACCCTGATTTTAGTGCTGCCATGGACCGCTTAAACAACTACTGCCATCCGTCAGTCAAAAATCTTGGTGTGGTTTAGACAGCTCTTTTAAACTGGGCCAACAAATTAGTTTAGTAGTTAAATCTTGTTTTTATCAGTTACATCTCCTCAGCAAGGTTAAGTCACTCATGCTTTTATCATGTGGACCACTGCAACTCTTTGTACTGTGGGTCGGACCaggcctccatccactgtctgcaGTTAGTCCAAAACTCTGCAGCATGACTGCTCACAGGCACAAGGAGATATGAGCATATAATAGCATATGTTCTGGACTCCTTGCACTTGCTTCCTGTCAGCTACAGGATTCATTTTAAGATTTTAttattggtttttaaatgtcttaataggCTGGCTCCTTCTTATCTTTCTGAGCTTGTGTCAGTACATGTTCCTCCCAGAACAATGAGCTCCACTGACCAGCTGACCTTAGAGGTTAAAAACCAGAGACTGGGCTTTTTCTGTTGCAGCCCCAAACTCTGAAACAGTCTCCCTTTGCACATTAGAAAAGCCCAGtctattataatttttttaaatcttccttAAAAACTCATTTGACTGCTTTTAACACAAGCTGAGCAggacattttatctgtttttatttacctGTTGGATTGCTTctattgtttttgtgttgttcctAACTTCTGCATTGGCACTTTTAATAtggttgtaaagcactttgtgaaccgttgattgttgtaaatgtgctaaaCAATTAAATTTGACCCTGACCTTGACCATGGGCACCTGATGATCTGATTTCACTGTTATTTGTCATCTCTGCAGGGAGCCCAGATCAATGAGGCCGCCTGCGATTTGGCCCGTGAGGTAGCCAATGAGGGCGATGCCCTGGTTGCAGGAGGAGTGTCTCAGACTCCATCCTACCTGAGCTGTAAGAGTGAGACCGATGTTAAGGCCATCTTCAAGAAACAGCTGGATGTATTCGTGAAGAAGAACGTGGACTTCCTGATTGCTGAGGTAGAGATCTGTCATGTCATCATATGAGGCTGTGTCatgctttgttatttttttctcttagtgCTAATGTCTCTGTCCTGCAGTACTTTGAGCATGTTGAGGAGGCCGTGTGGGCTGTGGAGGTGCTGAAACAGACTGGGAAGCCTGTGGCTGCTTGTCTGTGCGTCGGACCAGAGGGAGACATGCACGGTGTCTCACCTGGAGAGTGTGCTGTCAGACTGGTGAAGGCTGGTGGGTATAGAGTTCATCAATACACACGCCATGTGTTTAAAGTAATAG encodes:
- the LOC115425480 gene encoding betaine--homocysteine S-methyltransferase 1-like, producing the protein MPPVKKGIIERLNAGEVVIGDGGFVFALEKRGYVKAGPWTPEATVTHPEAVRQLHREFLRAGSNVMQAFTFYASDDKLENRGQTLKITGAQINEAACDLAREVASEGDALVAGGVSQTPSYLSCKSETDVKAIFKKQLDVFMKKNVDFLIAEYFEHVEEAEWAVQVLKTSGKPVAASLAIGPEGDMHGVSPGECAVRLVKAGAQVVGVNCHFDPMTCVEAVKMMKAGVEKAGLKAHYMVQPLAFHTPDCNCQGFIDLPEFPFALEPRILTRWDMHKYAREAYKVGIRFIGGCCGFEPYHIRAVAEELATEKGKMPPGSDKHGMWGTALEMHTKPWVRARSRREYWEHLKPASGRPHCASLSTPEGWGVTKGHTDLLQHKEATTTQEMQHVLQMQKKGKSTA
- the LOC115425478 gene encoding betaine--homocysteine S-methyltransferase 1-like, with the protein product MAPVKKGVLERLDAGEVVIGDGGFVFALEKRGYVKAGPWTPEAAAEHPEAVRQLHREFLRAGANVMQTFTFYASDDKLENRGNKLSFTGAQINEAACDLAREVANEGDALVAGGVSQTPSYLSCKSETDVKAIFKKQLDVFVKKNVDFLIAEYFEHVEEAVWAVEVLKQTGKPVAACLCVGPEGDMHGVSPGECAVRLVKAGAQIVGVNCHFDPMTCVEAVKMMKEGVEKAGLKAHYMVQPLAYHTPDCSCQGFIDLPEFPFGLEPRILTRWDMHKYAREAYNVGIRFIGGCCGFEPYHIRAVAEELAPERGFLPAASEKHGNWGAGLEMHTKPWVRARARRDYWENLRPASGRPQCASMSVPDGWGVTKGHADLMQQTEATTQDQLKQLFDRSKSH